One window from the genome of Oryza glaberrima chromosome 3, OglaRS2, whole genome shotgun sequence encodes:
- the LOC127765885 gene encoding probable WRKY transcription factor 15, whose protein sequence is MDMMEEEAANAATAQAAAAGDLADVVARANARAFLVSTPHHHPSPLHPLPPPPMPQAPHQYYPAPQITIPYHHHHHGELRRPTTIAYTDAPVPFETAGPPSTVVDSYHHLTPGDAGYGMPRSLALQISQHALCGGGDVVMGGGGAGAADDGEEAIRISPLTPSAHHQMMKRKNEVKKVVCIPAPPATSSRGGGGEVIPSDLWAWRKYGQKPIKGSPYPRGYYRCSSSKGCMARKQVERSRSDPNMLVITYTAEHNHPWPMQRNVLAGYARSHHSTHATASSSRHKQQQQQQTNQLQPALITSSSSSSSSPFNLYADVVLGGQKANMMMTTEGAGAGLGIQPSAADEVFAELEELEPDNPTMINANMQVYSTTSRPGVSSYDHQWHKF, encoded by the exons ATGGAtatgatggaggaggaggctgccaACGCCGCCACTgctcaagctgctgctgctggcgacCTCGCCGACGTCGTGGCCCGTGCCAATGCACGCGCATTCCTCGTCTCCACCCCTCACCACCACCCCTCACCTCtgcatcctcttcctcctcctcccatgccTCAGGCGCCTCACCAATACTATCCCGCCCCCCAGATCACCATCccttaccaccaccaccaccacggagAGCTTCGGCGCCCTACCACCATCGCTTACACCGACGCACCTGTGCCGTTCGAGACGGCGGGGCCGCCATCCACGGTCGTCGACTCATACCACCACCTCACACCCGGCGACGCCGGCTACGGGATGCCGCGGTCGCTTGCTCTCCAGATCTCCCAGCACGCCctctgtggcggcggcgacgtggtgatgggcggcggaggcgcaggcGCTGCcgatgatggagaagaagccATCAGGATCTCGCCACTGACGCCGTCTGCTCATCATCAAATGATGAAAAG GAAGAATGAGGTGAAGAAAGTGGTGTGCATCCCGGCGCCGCCAGCGACGAGTagccgtggaggtggaggagaggtgATCCCGTCTGATCTATGGGCATGGAGGAAGTACGGCCAGAAACCCATCAAAGGCTCTCCTTATCCACG GGGTTACTACAGATGCAGCAGCTCAAAGGGATGTATGGCGAGGAAGCAGGTGGAGCGCAGCCGCAGCGACCCCAACATGCTGGTGATCACCTACACGGCGGAGCACAACCACCCATGGCCGATGCAACGTAATGTGCTCGCCGGATATGCCCGTTCTCATCACAGTACTCATGCTACTGCCTCCAGCAGCCGCCacaagcaacagcagcagcagcagaccaACCAGCTGCAGCCTGCACTGATCACAAGctcatcgtcttcttcctcctccccattCAATCTCTACGCCGACGTCGTGCTCGGTGGCCAAAAGGCCAACATGATGATGACGACGGAGGGCGCCGGCGCTGGACTTGGCATCCAACCTTCAGCAGCTGATGAGGTCTTTGCAGAGCTGGAGGAGTTGGAGCCTGATAATCCTACTATGATCAATGCAAACATGCAGGTGTACTCCACCACCAGCAGGCCAGGGGTAAGCAGCTATGATCATCAGTGGCACAAGTTCTAA